In Halopseudomonas xinjiangensis, a single genomic region encodes these proteins:
- a CDS encoding tRNA-uridine aminocarboxypropyltransferase: MVDRALPKRCEACARPSSRCLCSTIPRLHSSTRMLIIQHPSERHHALNTARFLAAGLVNAELHVVEHIAPGSALYSQLADPARRTEVLFPGPGASSLARAADPREHQLVLLDGTWRKARKLLHLNPILAVLPQVALAAGLASRYRLRKAPAPGALSTIEAGVAALEVLEPDKSFQALLRPFDRLIEEQIASIGTELYRRNYLKPGSADSGSDR; encoded by the coding sequence ATGGTCGACCGTGCGTTACCCAAGCGCTGCGAAGCCTGCGCACGGCCTTCCTCACGTTGCCTGTGCTCGACGATTCCCCGGCTGCACAGTAGTACCCGCATGCTGATCATCCAGCACCCCAGTGAGCGACATCACGCGCTCAATACCGCGAGGTTTCTAGCCGCGGGGCTGGTCAACGCCGAGCTGCATGTCGTCGAACACATAGCGCCGGGTTCGGCCTTGTACAGCCAGCTCGCAGACCCCGCCCGACGAACCGAGGTCCTGTTCCCGGGCCCGGGGGCGTCATCGTTGGCACGGGCTGCGGACCCGCGCGAGCATCAGTTGGTGCTGCTCGATGGCACTTGGCGCAAGGCACGCAAGCTGCTGCACCTCAATCCGATCCTCGCCGTTTTGCCGCAGGTTGCGCTTGCTGCTGGCCTGGCCAGTCGTTACAGGCTGCGCAAGGCGCCGGCCCCGGGCGCGCTGTCGACGATTGAAGCGGGTGTCGCTGCGCTGGAGGTGCTTGAGCCGGACAAAAGTTTTCAGGCCTTGCTGCGTCCGTTCGACCGTCTCATAGAAGAGCAAATCGCATCGATAGGCACAGAACTCTATCGGCGAAACTACCTGAAGCCGGGCTCGGCAGACAGCGGCTCGGATAGGTAG
- a CDS encoding PA0069 family radical SAM protein has protein sequence MSFVEPMRGRGTSQNLPNRFAPTVSESHDDGWFQDVPAARVVTEVREERAKTIIARNTSPDIGFDRSINPYRGCEHGCIYCYARPSHAYWDMSPGLDFETRLIAKTNAVMLLEQELQKPGYQCAPIHMGGNTDIYQPIERDRRITRGCLEVLLRYRHPVTLVTKSAMVLRDVDLLSELARLRLVRVMVSVTTLDNELKRTLEPRTAGPAARLKVIRTLTEHGIPVGVMCAPMIPMVNDAELESILEAASEAGATSASYILLRLPNEVAPLFENWLHTHLPQRAAHVLSLVRQCRGGELYDSSFGKRFKGEGPFAALLARRFSLAVKRLGLNERDGREPLDCSQFAPPGQQMALL, from the coding sequence ATGTCCTTTGTCGAACCCATGCGCGGTCGCGGCACCTCGCAGAATCTGCCCAATCGTTTCGCCCCGACTGTGTCCGAATCGCATGATGATGGCTGGTTTCAGGACGTCCCGGCTGCCCGCGTGGTAACCGAGGTCCGCGAAGAACGGGCGAAGACGATCATTGCCCGGAATACCTCGCCGGATATCGGCTTCGACCGGTCGATCAATCCCTACCGCGGTTGTGAACATGGATGCATCTATTGCTACGCGCGCCCAAGCCATGCCTATTGGGACATGTCCCCTGGCCTGGATTTCGAGACCCGGCTGATCGCCAAGACCAATGCGGTGATGCTGCTGGAGCAGGAGTTGCAGAAGCCGGGTTATCAGTGCGCGCCGATCCACATGGGCGGTAACACCGATATCTACCAGCCAATCGAGCGCGACCGACGCATCACGCGCGGATGCCTTGAGGTTTTGCTGCGTTATCGTCATCCGGTGACCCTGGTCACCAAGAGCGCGATGGTGCTCCGCGACGTGGATCTGCTATCGGAGCTCGCTCGGTTGCGGCTGGTCAGGGTGATGGTCAGCGTGACCACGCTGGATAACGAACTCAAGCGCACCCTCGAGCCGCGCACCGCTGGCCCCGCCGCCAGGCTGAAGGTCATCCGCACGCTTACCGAGCATGGCATTCCGGTTGGGGTGATGTGTGCGCCGATGATCCCGATGGTCAACGATGCCGAGCTGGAATCCATCCTCGAAGCGGCGAGCGAGGCCGGCGCCACCAGCGCATCCTATATCCTGCTGCGTCTGCCGAACGAAGTGGCTCCGTTATTCGAAAATTGGTTGCATACGCATCTGCCGCAGCGGGCCGCGCACGTGCTGAGTCTGGTCCGCCAGTGCCGGGGAGGGGAACTCTACGACTCCAGCTTCGGCAAGCGGTTCAAGGGAGAAGGGCCATTTGCCGCTCTGCTGGCGCGTCGCTTCAGTCTTGCCGTCAAACGCCTTGGTTTGAACGAGCGAGATGGTCGCGAACCTCTGGATTGTTCGCAGTTCGCGCCGCCGGGCCAACAGATGGCGCTGCTTTGA
- the ccoM gene encoding cytochrome c oxidase subunit CcoM → MFIDETVIAGVITVGLMIAFLSGFAVFIWRDSQKQGKASRRP, encoded by the coding sequence ATGTTTATCGACGAGACAGTTATTGCTGGCGTTATCACCGTAGGGTTGATGATTGCCTTCCTCAGCGGCTTTGCCGTGTTCATCTGGCGCGACAGCCAGAAGCAGGGCAAGGCATCCAGACGCCCCTGA
- the rapA gene encoding RNA polymerase-associated protein RapA — translation MTVFTPGQRWVSDSESELGLGTVLSQDDRLVVILFPASGETRHYALRNAPLTRVRFTPGDNIGHHEGWSLTVNDVSEENGLLVYHGHREDGSSARFEETMLDNFIQFRLASDRLFASQIDPQGWFGLRYESLRHYGRIQRSHLLGLAGVRTQPIPHQLHIARSVADRIHPRVLLADEVGLGKTIEAGLVIHRQLQTGRVKRVLILVPENLQHQWLVEMRRRFNLRFALFNADRCEGAESNPFEEEQLALVSLDLLLADDKTREYLLESQWDMLVVDEAHHLVWHEDAPSAEYSLVEKLADAIPAVLLLTATPEQLGQASHFARLRLLDPDRFHDLDAFRQESSRYQPVADAVQSLLDANTLSTDQRTAIVDFLGPQAEALLDRFAEGGTQARDSLVRQLLDRHGTGRVLYRNTRAAIAGFPQRQLHAHPLPCPDIYADVEGRTALYPEVGLQDEFEPVETAWWQDDPRVDWLIDTLKILKRSKVLVICAHAETALDLEDGLRVRTGIPATVFHEGMSIVERDRAAAFFADEEFGAQVMICSEIGSEGRNFQFAHHLVMFDLPTHPDLLEQRIGRLDRIGQRETIQLHVPYLEGTAQQRLFQWYHEALNAFLATSPTGNALQHEFGSALLEQLDHPQEARWATLLDEADKRRQELEEDLHNGRDRLLELHSRGSGDAEAMIDEIERQDHDPQLAIYMEKLFDVFGIDSEDHSDNALVLRPGERMLDAGFPLGDEEGVTITYDRQTALSREDMQFVTWEHPMLQGGMDLVLSGSMGNSAVALLKNKALKPGTLLLECLFVSEAIAPRTLQMQRYLPPTPIRCLLDVSGNDLGAKVSFDTLQAQLEGLPKHLASKIAKSQRDTVEQLIDRAEALADVQHQELVERATAQFHAEMDEEIERMKALREVNPLVRESEITALEHQKHSGGEALRQAKVRLDALRVLVVG, via the coding sequence ATGACCGTATTTACCCCGGGGCAACGCTGGGTGAGCGACAGCGAATCGGAACTGGGCCTGGGTACGGTACTGTCGCAGGACGACCGCCTGGTCGTCATATTATTTCCGGCCAGTGGCGAAACCCGCCATTACGCGCTGCGCAATGCACCGCTGACCCGCGTTCGTTTCACGCCGGGCGACAACATCGGCCATCACGAGGGCTGGTCCCTAACGGTCAATGACGTCTCTGAGGAAAACGGCCTGCTGGTCTATCACGGCCATCGGGAGGACGGCTCGTCGGCGCGTTTCGAAGAGACGATGCTGGATAACTTCATCCAGTTCCGGCTCGCCAGCGACCGGTTGTTCGCCAGTCAGATCGACCCCCAGGGCTGGTTCGGATTGCGTTACGAGAGCCTGCGGCACTACGGACGTATCCAGCGTTCGCACCTGCTCGGATTGGCCGGCGTCCGCACTCAGCCCATTCCGCATCAGCTCCATATCGCCCGCAGCGTCGCCGATCGCATTCACCCACGGGTGCTCCTGGCTGACGAAGTAGGCCTGGGCAAGACCATCGAAGCCGGCCTGGTGATTCACCGCCAGTTGCAGACCGGACGGGTAAAGCGCGTACTTATCCTCGTGCCCGAGAATCTGCAGCACCAATGGCTGGTGGAGATGCGTCGCCGCTTCAATCTTCGCTTCGCACTGTTCAATGCGGACCGCTGCGAGGGCGCCGAATCCAATCCATTCGAAGAGGAACAGCTTGCCCTGGTATCGCTGGACCTGCTTCTGGCTGACGACAAGACGCGCGAGTACCTGCTGGAAAGCCAATGGGACATGTTGGTCGTCGACGAAGCGCATCACCTCGTCTGGCACGAGGATGCGCCGAGTGCCGAGTATTCTCTGGTCGAAAAGCTGGCCGACGCCATACCAGCCGTACTGCTACTTACAGCAACCCCCGAGCAGTTAGGTCAGGCTAGTCACTTCGCCCGCCTACGCCTGCTCGATCCGGACCGCTTCCATGATCTGGACGCCTTCCGTCAGGAATCCAGCCGTTATCAGCCGGTCGCCGATGCGGTACAAAGCCTGCTCGATGCCAATACGCTGAGCACAGATCAACGAACCGCTATCGTCGATTTCCTCGGGCCGCAGGCTGAAGCTCTGCTCGATCGCTTCGCCGAAGGCGGCACCCAGGCTCGCGACAGCCTGGTTCGCCAGCTGCTGGACCGCCACGGCACGGGTCGCGTTCTTTATCGCAATACCCGGGCCGCTATTGCCGGCTTCCCGCAACGCCAACTACACGCCCATCCGCTGCCCTGCCCCGACATTTATGCCGACGTCGAAGGCCGCACTGCGCTGTATCCCGAAGTCGGCTTGCAGGATGAGTTCGAGCCGGTCGAGACGGCGTGGTGGCAGGACGACCCGCGCGTCGACTGGCTGATCGATACACTGAAGATACTCAAGCGAAGCAAGGTGCTGGTCATCTGCGCGCACGCTGAAACCGCACTGGATCTGGAAGACGGACTGCGCGTGCGCACCGGGATCCCGGCGACGGTCTTCCACGAAGGCATGAGCATTGTCGAGCGAGACCGCGCCGCCGCCTTCTTCGCCGATGAGGAATTCGGCGCCCAGGTGATGATCTGCTCCGAAATCGGCAGTGAAGGACGCAATTTCCAGTTCGCCCACCATCTGGTGATGTTCGACCTGCCGACGCATCCCGACCTGTTGGAGCAGCGCATCGGCCGCCTGGACCGCATCGGCCAGCGCGAAACCATTCAACTGCACGTGCCCTACCTGGAAGGCACCGCGCAGCAGCGCCTGTTTCAGTGGTACCACGAAGCGCTCAATGCCTTCCTGGCGACGTCGCCAACCGGCAATGCATTGCAGCACGAGTTCGGTAGTGCATTGTTGGAGCAGCTCGATCATCCACAGGAAGCTCGCTGGGCTACGTTGCTTGACGAGGCCGACAAGCGCCGGCAGGAACTGGAAGAGGATCTGCACAACGGGCGCGACCGTCTGCTCGAACTGCATTCGCGCGGCAGCGGAGACGCGGAAGCCATGATCGACGAGATCGAACGCCAGGACCACGATCCGCAACTCGCTATCTATATGGAGAAGCTGTTCGATGTGTTCGGCATCGATAGCGAAGATCATTCCGATAACGCGCTGGTACTGCGTCCGGGCGAAAGGATGCTGGACGCCGGCTTCCCGCTCGGTGACGAAGAAGGCGTGACCATTACCTACGATCGGCAAACCGCACTGAGCCGAGAGGACATGCAGTTCGTCACCTGGGAGCATCCAATGCTCCAGGGCGGCATGGATCTGGTTCTCTCCGGCAGCATGGGTAACAGCGCGGTGGCGCTGCTCAAGAACAAGGCGCTCAAGCCCGGCACGCTGCTGCTCGAGTGCCTGTTCGTCAGCGAGGCCATCGCCCCGCGCACGCTGCAGATGCAGCGCTACCTGCCGCCGACGCCGATTCGCTGCCTGTTGGATGTCAGTGGCAATGATCTGGGGGCGAAGGTGAGCTTCGATACGCTCCAGGCGCAACTGGAAGGCCTACCGAAGCATCTGGCCAGCAAGATCGCCAAAAGCCAGCGCGATACGGTCGAGCAACTCATCGACCGCGCCGAAGCACTGGCGGATGTACAGCATCAGGAACTGGTGGAGCGTGCGACCGCGCAGTTTCATGCCGAGATGGACGAGGAAATCGAACGCATGAAGGCGCTACGTGAGGTGAATCCGCTGGTGCGTGAAAGCGAGATAACCGCGCTGGAACATCAAAAGCACAGCGGCGGCGAAGCCTTGCGTCAGGCCAAGGTCAGACTGGACGCGCTGCGCGTGCTGGTGGTGGGCTAA
- a CDS encoding lipid A biosynthesis lauroyl acyltransferase, translating to MSHPGFSAAMLHPRNWPMWAGLGLLWLVIQLPYPTILAIGRLLGRAMYHVMPERRHIAETNLQLCFPEWSADRRQQLLRQNFESNGIALFEMAMAWWWPRKRLARLAHVEGLEHLQQAAAAGRGVVLMSMHFTTLEIGAALLGQKATIDGMYREHANAAFDFVQRRGRERHNADAMAVEREDVRSMLKSMRSGRAIWYAPDQDYGRKASVFVPLFGVQAATVTATSTFARLGKALVIPFTQTRLPDAQGYRLIIHPPLEDFPTGDETADALRINQWVEQAILQQPEQYMWVHRRFKTRPEGEARPYPKRRRRKRRPR from the coding sequence ATGAGTCACCCCGGTTTCAGCGCTGCAATGCTTCACCCGCGAAATTGGCCCATGTGGGCGGGGTTGGGTCTGTTGTGGTTGGTGATCCAGCTTCCGTATCCGACGATCCTGGCGATCGGTCGGTTGCTGGGTCGGGCGATGTACCATGTGATGCCCGAGCGCCGGCACATTGCCGAAACCAATCTTCAGCTGTGTTTTCCCGAATGGTCCGCCGATCGTCGCCAGCAGCTCCTCCGGCAGAATTTCGAGTCCAACGGTATCGCATTGTTCGAGATGGCGATGGCCTGGTGGTGGCCGCGCAAGCGTCTGGCGAGGCTGGCACATGTCGAAGGGCTTGAGCATCTGCAGCAAGCTGCCGCGGCGGGACGGGGCGTGGTATTGATGTCGATGCACTTCACCACGCTGGAAATTGGCGCCGCCTTGCTGGGGCAGAAAGCGACCATTGATGGCATGTATCGCGAGCATGCCAACGCGGCTTTCGATTTCGTCCAGCGGCGCGGACGTGAACGGCACAACGCGGATGCGATGGCGGTCGAGCGCGAAGACGTACGCAGCATGCTCAAATCCATGCGTTCGGGACGAGCGATCTGGTACGCGCCGGATCAGGATTACGGCCGCAAGGCGAGCGTGTTCGTGCCATTGTTCGGTGTGCAGGCCGCGACGGTCACCGCGACCAGTACATTTGCCCGTCTCGGCAAGGCGCTGGTCATCCCTTTTACCCAGACACGCTTGCCGGATGCGCAGGGCTACCGGCTGATCATCCATCCCCCGCTCGAAGACTTTCCCACCGGTGACGAAACGGCTGATGCCTTGCGTATCAACCAATGGGTCGAGCAGGCGATCCTGCAGCAGCCTGAGCAGTACATGTGGGTACACCGCCGGTTCAAGACGCGCCCCGAAGGCGAAGCGCGTCCTTACCCGAAACGCCGACGCAGGAAGCGTCGGCCACGGTAA
- the minC gene encoding septum site-determining protein MinC: MTADSNLDLLDNEPVFHLKGGMLTMTLIELVRQEPERFARQLAEKVEQAPNFFQDTPVVISLDKLGGQLDATTLAHLLRICRESGLQPVALRGAEHFRPLAQESGLVLMPPGRGREKTVEIEPAPQPAAPKREAEPQPVAENLPGRLITQPVRSGQQVYARGGDLVVLAPVSAGSELLADGNIHVYGPLRGRALAGVRGNSEARIFCQSLEAELVSIAGQYKVAEDLRRQQWKTAVQISLDRETLKIVPL; this comes from the coding sequence ATGACAGCTGATTCGAATCTAGACCTGCTCGACAACGAGCCCGTTTTCCATCTCAAGGGTGGCATGCTGACCATGACCCTTATCGAGCTGGTGCGCCAGGAACCCGAGCGCTTCGCGCGGCAACTGGCGGAAAAGGTCGAACAGGCACCGAATTTTTTCCAGGATACTCCGGTAGTGATCAGCTTGGACAAGCTAGGCGGTCAACTGGACGCTACGACCCTGGCGCACCTGTTACGCATCTGCCGCGAAAGCGGACTGCAACCGGTAGCCCTGCGCGGCGCGGAGCACTTTCGTCCTCTCGCACAGGAATCAGGGCTGGTACTGATGCCGCCCGGCCGTGGTCGCGAGAAGACCGTGGAGATCGAGCCGGCGCCGCAACCCGCCGCACCCAAGCGTGAAGCCGAACCGCAACCAGTTGCCGAGAACCTGCCCGGACGGCTCATTACCCAGCCGGTGCGCTCCGGCCAGCAGGTCTACGCCCGCGGCGGTGACCTGGTCGTGCTGGCCCCGGTCAGCGCGGGGTCGGAACTTCTCGCCGATGGCAATATCCATGTGTACGGTCCGCTACGCGGACGCGCGCTGGCCGGTGTGCGTGGCAACAGCGAGGCGAGGATATTCTGCCAATCGCTGGAAGCCGAGCTGGTGTCGATCGCCGGACAATATAAGGTGGCGGAAGATCTGCGCCGCCAGCAATGGAAGACCGCCGTGCAGATCAGCCTGGACCGCGAAACCTTGAAGATAGTGCCCCTTTGA
- the minD gene encoding septum site-determining protein MinD, producing MAKVIVVTSGKGGVGKTTTSAAIGTGLALRGFKTVIVDFDVGLRNLDLIMGCERRVVYDFVNLINGDSNLNQTLIKDKRSENLFILPASQTRDKDALTQDGVERVLNELKETFDYIVCDSPAGIEKGAHLAMYFADEAVVVTNPEVSSVRDSDRMLGLLASKSRRAESGEKISEHLLLTRYNPARVENGEMLSVSDVEDILSIPLLGVIPESQAVLKASNQGIPVIMDDKSDAGQAYSDAVDRLLGEEKPHRFLEAQKKGLLQRLFGGR from the coding sequence TTGGCAAAAGTCATAGTCGTCACATCAGGCAAGGGCGGCGTGGGCAAAACCACCACCAGCGCCGCCATCGGCACCGGACTCGCCCTGCGTGGGTTCAAAACCGTGATCGTCGACTTTGATGTCGGCCTGCGTAACCTGGATCTGATCATGGGTTGCGAACGCCGGGTCGTTTACGACTTCGTCAATCTCATCAATGGCGACTCGAACCTCAACCAGACGCTGATCAAAGACAAGCGTTCGGAAAATCTTTTTATCCTTCCGGCTTCGCAAACCCGCGACAAGGACGCGCTGACCCAGGACGGCGTGGAGCGCGTACTGAACGAGCTGAAGGAAACCTTCGACTACATCGTTTGCGACTCTCCCGCCGGCATCGAGAAAGGCGCTCACCTGGCAATGTACTTCGCTGATGAGGCAGTGGTCGTGACCAACCCGGAAGTGTCGTCGGTGCGCGATTCGGACCGCATGCTTGGACTGCTGGCAAGCAAGTCGCGCCGCGCCGAATCGGGTGAAAAGATAAGCGAGCATTTGCTGCTGACCCGTTACAACCCCGCACGCGTCGAAAACGGCGAGATGCTCTCGGTCAGCGATGTGGAGGACATCCTTTCGATTCCGCTGCTGGGTGTGATTCCGGAGTCACAAGCCGTGCTGAAGGCGTCGAACCAGGGTATCCCGGTGATCATGGACGACAAGAGCGATGCCGGTCAGGCCTATAGCGACGCGGTCGACCGTCTGCTTGGCGAGGAAAAACCTCACCGGTTCCTTGAAGCTCAGAAAAAGGGCCTGCTGCAACGCCTGTTCGGAGGTCGCTGA
- the minE gene encoding cell division topological specificity factor MinE, whose protein sequence is MSFFDYFRDRKKTTSPASIAKERLQIIVAHERGQRSQPDYLPQLQQEIIDVISKYVKIDRDQVHVALDNQDDCSVLELNITLPERP, encoded by the coding sequence ATGAGCTTCTTCGACTACTTCCGTGACCGGAAAAAGACCACTTCGCCTGCGTCGATCGCCAAGGAGCGTCTGCAGATCATCGTTGCGCATGAGCGCGGCCAGCGTTCGCAACCTGACTACCTGCCGCAACTGCAGCAGGAAATCATCGACGTGATCAGCAAGTACGTGAAGATCGACCGCGACCAGGTGCACGTTGCCCTCGACAATCAGGACGACTGTTCGGTGCTCGAGCTGAATATCACCCTCCCCGAACGTCCCTGA
- a CDS encoding RluA family pseudouridine synthase — translation MPLTHIGILHEDPTFLIVDKPTLLLSVPGRAEDNKDCLITRLQENGYPEARIVHRLDWETSGLLVIARDPDSHRELSRQFHDRETEKTYIALCWGQPAEDAGHIDLPLRYDPPNKPRHMVDHELGKAAQTFWRVTERLERYCRVELTPITGRSHQLRVHMLSLGHPLLGDRLYAQGEALDACPRLALHAARLGIRHPLTGTRMVFDSPAPF, via the coding sequence ATGCCGCTGACCCATATCGGAATTCTTCACGAAGATCCGACCTTCCTGATTGTCGACAAGCCCACCCTTCTGCTCTCCGTCCCTGGCCGCGCCGAGGACAACAAGGACTGTCTGATTACGCGACTGCAGGAAAACGGTTACCCGGAAGCGCGCATCGTGCATCGGCTCGACTGGGAGACATCAGGACTGCTGGTGATCGCGCGCGATCCCGACTCGCACCGCGAACTCTCACGTCAGTTTCACGATCGTGAAACCGAGAAGACCTACATAGCGCTCTGCTGGGGCCAACCAGCCGAGGATGCGGGCCACATCGATTTGCCGCTGCGCTATGATCCACCGAACAAGCCGCGGCATATGGTCGACCACGAACTGGGCAAAGCTGCGCAAACCTTCTGGCGGGTTACCGAGCGGCTTGAACGGTACTGCCGAGTGGAGCTCACGCCGATTACCGGGCGCTCCCACCAGCTACGCGTACATATGCTTTCGCTTGGTCACCCTTTGCTGGGTGATCGCTTATACGCTCAGGGCGAGGCGCTCGATGCCTGTCCGCGACTGGCCCTGCATGCGGCGCGACTGGGCATCCGCCATCCGCTCACGGGTACGCGCATGGTGTTCGATAGCCCAGCTCCGTTCTGA
- a CDS encoding M18 family aminopeptidase, which produces MTHSAINQDLADYIQASPTPFHATASLVARLSLAGFEQLEEREDWTLEPGGRYFVTRNGSSLVAFTMGEAGALERGIRMIGAHTDSPCLRVKPQPEMNQQGLWQLGVEVYGGALLAPWFDRDLSLAGRVTFRTTDGVLRSELIDFKQPIAVIPSLAIHLNRGVNDGLNINAQTHLPPVLAMSLDPSRDLRALLLQELTQQHLDSQPVQVLDYELSFYDTQPPSTIGLDGDFFASARLDNLLSCHAGLTALIGSNQQQACLLICTDHEEVGSTSLCGADGPFLEDVLYRIISDRTQRIQITQRSLLVSADNAHAVHPNFADRHDANHGPRLNGGPVIKINSNQRYATNSETAAFFRHLCEQVDVPVQSFVVRSDMGCGSTIGPITASRVGVRTVDIGAPTFAMHSIRELAGSRDAEYLIKVLTRFCDSEHLI; this is translated from the coding sequence ATGACACATAGCGCAATCAACCAGGACCTGGCCGATTACATCCAGGCCTCACCGACCCCCTTTCATGCGACAGCCAGCCTCGTCGCACGATTGTCGCTGGCAGGCTTCGAACAGCTCGAGGAGCGCGAAGACTGGACGCTGGAACCGGGCGGGCGCTATTTCGTCACGCGCAACGGCTCATCACTGGTAGCGTTCACCATGGGCGAGGCAGGCGCGCTCGAACGCGGCATCCGCATGATCGGCGCGCATACCGATAGCCCTTGCCTGCGAGTCAAACCGCAGCCGGAGATGAACCAGCAGGGGCTATGGCAGCTCGGGGTGGAGGTGTACGGTGGGGCGCTACTCGCGCCCTGGTTCGATCGTGATCTGTCGCTCGCCGGGCGGGTCACGTTTCGCACCACCGACGGTGTCCTGCGTAGCGAACTGATCGACTTCAAGCAGCCCATAGCGGTGATTCCCAGCCTGGCCATTCATTTGAATCGAGGCGTGAACGACGGGCTCAACATCAATGCGCAAACACATCTGCCGCCTGTCCTGGCGATGTCACTTGATCCCAGCCGGGATCTGCGCGCCCTGCTGTTGCAGGAGCTGACCCAGCAACACCTGGACAGCCAGCCGGTGCAGGTACTGGATTACGAACTCAGCTTCTACGATACGCAGCCGCCGAGCACCATAGGGCTGGACGGCGATTTCTTCGCCTCGGCGCGGCTGGACAACCTCTTGTCGTGCCATGCAGGCCTCACTGCGCTAATCGGCAGCAACCAACAGCAAGCCTGCCTTCTTATCTGCACCGATCATGAGGAAGTCGGCTCCACTTCGCTCTGCGGGGCTGACGGGCCGTTCCTGGAGGATGTGTTGTACCGCATCATTTCGGACAGAACGCAGCGCATTCAGATCACCCAACGCTCGCTGCTGGTGTCGGCCGACAACGCTCACGCGGTGCATCCCAACTTTGCCGATCGCCACGATGCCAACCACGGTCCGCGCCTCAACGGCGGCCCGGTCATCAAGATCAACAGCAATCAGCGCTACGCCACCAACAGCGAAACAGCAGCTTTCTTCCGCCACCTGTGTGAACAGGTTGACGTGCCAGTACAGAGCTTCGTCGTGCGTTCTGATATGGGCTGCGGGAGCACTATAGGTCCGATCACCGCGAGTCGAGTCGGGGTGCGCACCGTAGACATCGGCGCGCCGACGTTCGCCATGCACTCGATCCGGGAATTGGCGGGCAGCAGAGATGCTGAATATCTGATCAAGGTGCTCACCCGCTTCTGCGACAGCGAACACCTTATTTGA
- a CDS encoding NAD(P)H-quinone oxidoreductase, protein MRGLQAEGGALVWRDQPAEQLKPGQVRLRVMAAGLNRADLLQKAGMYPPPPGVTQVIGLECAGEVIEVSGESRWKTGDRVCALLAGGGMAEEVVVDGRHLLPVPDGMDWAQAAAIPEVFSTAWLNIFELGAAKPGEKVLIHAGASGVGTAAIQLCKALGNPCWVTLGSEEKLAACRDLGAEGGALRQNGIRSLQSEGPFSVALDPVGAPYAADHLDLLGMDSRWVLIGLMGGREATLDLAKVLAKRIQLTGSTLRARSGDFKAELLARMEERLWPLFAEGTLRPLVARTYNFDQAEEAFAELASDQVIGKVIMVR, encoded by the coding sequence GTGAGAGGATTGCAAGCCGAGGGCGGGGCGCTGGTATGGCGCGATCAACCCGCAGAACAGCTCAAGCCCGGACAGGTCCGGCTTCGCGTCATGGCAGCCGGACTCAACCGAGCCGATTTGTTACAAAAAGCCGGAATGTACCCACCACCGCCGGGCGTGACGCAGGTCATCGGGCTGGAGTGCGCAGGCGAGGTGATCGAGGTTTCCGGCGAGTCCCGCTGGAAAACCGGTGACCGGGTCTGCGCCCTTCTGGCAGGCGGTGGCATGGCCGAAGAAGTCGTCGTCGACGGGCGTCATCTGCTGCCGGTCCCGGACGGTATGGACTGGGCGCAGGCAGCGGCTATCCCCGAGGTCTTCAGCACCGCCTGGCTGAATATCTTCGAGCTCGGCGCCGCCAAACCCGGCGAGAAGGTGCTGATTCACGCCGGTGCCAGCGGTGTCGGCACTGCCGCGATCCAGCTCTGCAAGGCTCTAGGGAATCCCTGCTGGGTGACGCTTGGCAGCGAAGAAAAGCTCGCTGCCTGCCGGGATCTCGGTGCAGAAGGGGGCGCGCTGCGTCAGAACGGTATCCGCAGTCTGCAGAGCGAAGGCCCGTTCTCGGTTGCGCTTGATCCGGTAGGGGCGCCATACGCTGCGGACCATCTGGATCTGCTGGGTATGGACTCTCGCTGGGTGCTGATTGGTCTGATGGGCGGACGTGAGGCAACTCTGGATCTAGCCAAGGTGCTGGCCAAGCGAATCCAGCTGACTGGATCGACGCTTCGTGCTCGCAGCGGTGACTTCAAGGCCGAACTTCTGGCACGGATGGAAGAGCGTCTCTGGCCGCTGTTCGCGGAAGGCACCTTGCGTCCACTCGTCGCTCGCACCTATAACTTCGATCAGGCCGAGGAAGCCTTTGCGGAGCTGGCCAGTGACCAGGTTATCGGCAAGGTAATAATGGTACGCTGA